The Labeo rohita strain BAU-BD-2019 unplaced genomic scaffold, IGBB_LRoh.1.0 scaffold_1114, whole genome shotgun sequence genome includes a region encoding these proteins:
- the LOC127157572 gene encoding uncharacterized protein DDB_G0271670-like, whose amino-acid sequence MFYTNQFSAHLLCVFIRELNISDSGKYKIIVNVSEDYSFFFIFHLDIRDTDCCEKSISLSAAAGGSVNISCKYPQSHSADVKFVCRRSGSDLCAEETSVKENRRWSAEGQIQLYDDREQQLLTGTISHVTQQHSAEYWCGVQSDQGHKSFITRVLISVTDVPETSSSPQLSSSSSSSSSSSSSSSSSSSSSSSSVESPQQRMCVRN is encoded by the exons ATGTTTTACACTAATCAGTTCTCTGCACATCTCTTATGTGTGTTTATCAGAGAACTGAATATAAGTGATTCTGGGAAATATAAGATTATAGTCAATGTTTCTGAAGACTACAGTTTCTTCTTTATATTTCACCTGGACATCAGAGACA CTGATTGTTGTGAGAAGAGCATCAGTCTATCAGCTGCTGCAGGAGGATCTGTGAACATCAGCTGCAAATACCCACAATCCCACAGTGCTGATGTCAAGTTTGTCTGCAGGAGATCTGGATCTGATCTCTGTGCTGAAGAAACGTCTGTGAAGGAGAACAGAAGATGGAGCGCTGAGGGACAGATCCAGCTGTATGATGACAGAGAGCAGCAGCTCCTGACGGGAACCATCAGTCATGTGACTCAACAACATTCAGCTGAATACTGGTGTGGAGTTCAGTCTGATCAAGGACACAAGAGCTTCATCACACGAGTCCTCATCAGCGTTACTG ATGTTCCAGAAACGTCTTCATCACCACAAttatcatcatcttcatcatcatcatcatcttcttcttcttcttcttcttcttcttcttcttcatcatcatcatcagttgAATCTCCACAGCAGAGAATGTGTGTCagaaactga
- the LOC127157571 gene encoding polymeric immunoglobulin receptor-like, with amino-acid sequence MKIIWTFTLLMIPGVVSSISVTGYSGGGVIITCRYDRKYTENAKYFCKGQYLVCSDLIKTEVKEKWADKGRFSLYDDTSAAVFTVTIRDLSEQDSGTYQCASDLSLSKDSYTEVKLNVLTAADCCEKSISLSAAAGGSVNISCKYPQSHSADVKFVCRRSGSDLCAEETSVKENRRWSAEGQIQLYDDREQQLLTGTISHVTQQHSAEYWCGVQSDQGHKSFITRVLISVTDIPKTPLPSSSSPSSSSSSSSSSSPLTSASSSSLSVRSSQITGVSKSTAAGFSLIIPLVLVLLALIITGLLLLFLFKKHQSQGAGSLSQAEAGKRDLVSHTGCDYENIENTQKQLLTNPSDSSNTVYATAQLPTNPSVSPDCVYCTVHEATGDSQVVITSADDLNYTVVNFQKTADCPDSVSLRNNQDFSEYAAVNHHTA; translated from the exons ATGAAGATCATCTGGACTTTCACTCTGCTGATGATTCCTG GTGTTGTGAGCTCCATCAGTGTGACAGGATATTCAGGAGGAGGAGTCATCATCACATGCAGATATGAtagaaaatatacagaaaatgcaaagtatttttgtaaagGACAGTATCTAGTATGCTCTGATCTCATCAAGACTGAAGTGAAAGAGAAATGGGCTGATAAAGGAAGATTCTCTTTGTATGACGACACAAGTGCAGCAGTTTTCACTGTGACCATCAGAGATCTGAGTGAACAGGATTCTGGGACGTACCAGTGTGCATCTGATCTCTCTTTGAGTAAAGATTCATACACTGAAGTGAAGTTGAATGTTTTAACAG CAGCTGATTGTTGTGAGAAGAGCATCAGTCTATCAGCTGCTGCAGGAGGATCTGTGAACATCAGCTGCAAATACCCACAATCCCACAGTGCTGATGTCAAGTTTGTCTGCAGGAGATCTGGATCTGATCTCTGTGCTGAAGAGACGTCTGTGAAGGAGAACAGAAGATGGAGCGCTGAGGGACAGATCCAGCTGTATGATGACAGAGAGCAGCAGCTCCTGACGGGAACCATCAGTCATGTGACTCAACAACATTCAGCTGAATACTGGTGTGGAGTTCAGTCTGATCAAGGACACAAGAGCTTCATCACACGAGTCCTCATCAGTGTTACTG ATATTCCAAAAACACCTttaccatcatcatcatcaccatcatcatcatcatcatcatcatcatcatcatcaccattaACATCTGCTTCTTCATCTTCATTATCAGTCAGAAGTTCACAAATCACAGGAGTTTCCAAATCAACAGCAGCAG GCTTTTCTCTGATCATTCCTCTGGTTCTGGTTCTTCTGGCTCTGATCATCACTGGTCTCTTATTACTGTTTCTCTTTAAGAAGCATCAGTCTCAAG GCGCTGGTTCATTATCTCAAGCTGAAGCAGGAAAACGTGATTTG GTTTCTCACACTGGTTGTGATTATGAGAACATTGAAAACACTCAGAAACAATTACTCACAAACCCTTCTGATTCATCTAACACTGTTTATGCCACTGCTCAATTACCCACAAATCCCTCTGTTTCTCCTGACTGTGTTTACTGTACGGTTCATGAAGCCACTGGTGACTCTCAGGTCGTCATCACATCTGCTGATGATCTGAATTACACTGTGGTGAATTTCCAGAAGACAGCAGACTGTCCTGACAGTGTCAGTTTGAGGAATAATCAGGATTTCAGTGAATACGCTGCTGTCAATCATCACACTGCCTGA